In the genome of Triticum urartu cultivar G1812 chromosome 5, Tu2.1, whole genome shotgun sequence, one region contains:
- the LOC125510142 gene encoding UDP-glycosyltransferase 91B1-like — MDANADARSSSSPMHIVIFPWLAFGHMIPLLELAERLVARGHRVSFVSTPRNLSRLRPVVGVHFVALPLPRVDGLPEGAEATSDLPPSPGNLAELLLKAADGLVGPFSAFLDEGKKPDWLVLDNLHYLAAAAAADRGVPSVMFLPFAAASTALWGVPRVSTVVDPELGATVPQRFVLTYQCCKIVAQRCCVEFDPEAVPLLPGVLGKPFAPMGLLPPPPLRASSNNEGDELVSWLDRHPAKSVVYVALGTEAPLTTELVHELAIGLELAGTPFLWALRKVGDQDVLPPGFEERIKGRGLVAMGMVPQTRVLAHGSVGAFLTHSGPGSAIEGIQYGHPLVMLPFFGDQQTGAQFMERKKVGLLVPRNGEDGLSFDRQGVASTVRAVVVDEQAGRVFAANANKWQQVVADTACHERYIDEFVQQLRFYKDQ; from the coding sequence ATGGACGCCAACGCCGATGCCCGCTCCTCGTCCTCGCCCATGCACATCGTCATCTTCCCGTGGCTCGCGTTCGGGCACATGATCCCCTTGCTGGAGCTTGCAGAGCGCCTGGTGGCGCGCGGCCACCGCGTCTCCTTCGTCTCCACGCCGCGCAACCTCAGCCGGCTCCGGCCGGTCGTCGGCGTCCACTTCGTCGCCCTGCCGCTGCCCCGCGTGGACGGCCTCCCGGAGGGAGCCGAGGCCACCTCCGACCTCCCGCCCAGTCCCGGCAACCTGGCCGAGCTTCTACTCAAGGCCGCCGACGGCCTCGTCGGCCCATTCTCCGCCTTCCTCGACGAGGGCAAGAAGCCAGACTGGCTCGTCCTCGACAACCTCCACTACCTGGcagcggccgccgccgccgaccgagGCGTGCCGTCCGTGATGTTCCTCCCCTTCGCCGCCGCGTCGACCGCGCTCTGGGGCGTGCCGCGTGTGTCCACGGTGGTGGACCCAGAGCTAGGGGCGACCGTGCCCCAGCGCTTCGTGCTAACCTACCAGTGCTGCAAGATCGTCGCCCAGCGGTGCTGCGTGGAGTTCGACCCCGAGGCCGTGCCTCTGCTGCCGGGCGTCCTGGGCAAGCCGTTCGCCCCTATGGgcctgctgccgccgccgcctctgaGGGCGAGTTCGAATAATGAAGGTGACGAGCTCGTGTCATGGCTGGACCGGCATCCGGCAAAATCCGTCGTCTACGTCGCGCTGGGAACCGAAGCGCCGCTGACCACCGAGCTGGTGCACGAGCTGGCCATCGGCCTGGAGCTCGCCGGTACGCCGTTCCTGTGGGCTCTGAGGAAGGTCGGCGACCAAGACGTTCTTCCTCCGGGCTTCGAGGAGCGCATCAAGGGCCGCGGCCTCGTGGCGATGGGGATGGTTCCGCAGACCAGGGTGCTAGCGCACGGCTCCGTGGGCGCGTTCCTCACGCACAGCGGGCCGGGCTCCGCCATCGAGGGGATCCAGTATGGGCATCCCCTCGTCATGCTGCCCTTCTTCGGAGACCAACAGACGGGGGCTCAGTTCATGGAGAGGAAGAAGGTCGGTCTGCTGGTGCCGAGGAACGGGGAGGATGGACTGTCTTTTGACCGGCAAGGCGTCGCGTCCACGGTCCGGGCCGTCGTGGTGGACGAGCAAGCAGGACGCGTCTTCGCCGCCAATGCCAACAAGTGGCAGCAGGTTGTCGCGGACACTGCCTGCCATGAGAGGTACATCGATGAGTTCGTTCAGCAACTCCGATTCTACAAGGACCAGTGA